The Phenylobacterium koreense genome window below encodes:
- the frr gene encoding ribosome recycling factor, with protein MAAAEKPVLSKYRDRMDKAIAALKDEFGSLRTGRASASLLDQVMVEAYGSTVPLNQVAAVSVPEPRSISVSVWDRGTVVSVEKAIRNAGLGLNPVVDGQSLRIPIPPLTEERRKDLAKLAGKYAEQQKVAIRNVRRDANDDLKKAEKDSVITQDEQHRMEGEVQKFTDEAIKRVDEALKTKEQEIMQV; from the coding sequence ATGGCTGCTGCGGAAAAGCCGGTCCTTAGTAAATACCGGGACCGCATGGACAAGGCGATCGCGGCCCTGAAGGACGAGTTCGGCAGCCTTCGCACCGGCCGCGCCTCGGCCAGCCTGCTGGACCAGGTAATGGTCGAAGCCTACGGCTCGACCGTGCCGTTGAATCAGGTCGCCGCCGTGAGCGTGCCTGAGCCGCGCTCGATCAGCGTCAGCGTCTGGGACCGCGGGACCGTGGTTTCGGTCGAGAAGGCGATCCGCAATGCGGGCCTGGGCCTCAATCCGGTCGTGGACGGGCAGAGCCTGCGCATCCCGATCCCGCCGCTCACCGAGGAGCGGCGCAAGGACCTGGCCAAGCTGGCCGGCAAGTACGCCGAGCAACAGAAGGTCGCGATCCGCAACGTTCGCCGGGACGCCAACGACGACCTTAAAAAGGCCGAGAAGGACAGCGTCATTACGCAGGACGAACAGCACCGGATGGAAGGCGAGGTCCAGAAGTTCACGGACGAGGCTATCAAACGCGTGGACGAAGCCTTGAAAACCAAAGAACAAGAGATCATGCAGGTCTAG